In Nicotiana tabacum cultivar K326 chromosome 11, ASM71507v2, whole genome shotgun sequence, a single window of DNA contains:
- the LOC107787619 gene encoding auxin response factor 1, translating into MDGEIGSSHHQQENHVLVEGDYMYKELWKACADPIMDLPKLGERVYYFPMNHMELLKESADQIIPLFDLPTDILCRVINIQLMVEPDTDEVYAHITLLPEENQSDQTTPDAWSPQPLNSQFQSFCKVLTASDTNSNWGLTVRREDAIKCFPPLDITKQKPIQELIAKDLNGSEWQFCHVFRGQPRRHLLTKGWSKFVASKRLVAGDSVIFLRGENGELCVGVRRQAHRRHNIGSSPVSSQTVQGVLAVVSHAFATKRLFSVYYQPRKSRFILSLSKYLEPNREKPSNQDLAQIASNGLSTNQASVDVLDCDVFGDIFLAAHPLFLENTPESNGNCVGVASTVQNFEGWPEPQRESFTTYPQQPIPEPSATISTLQPTDTLQVMCTYSTPRQLPTEGSGFGSEQVSWAGYQVAQQYVPILSRVIMRYPSTISGFKAITGALQSVYLEMLATLVDLLEKSRIGSMDNRNQFQVIKQYLADLKFIGIDISWIETRLAQIDEVLKMEKLIQHQHTLARKIDETQFTLGQLNQELGSVRKELEELTPKVGPSPPSKDCSILEGLL; encoded by the exons ATGGATGGTGAAATCGGATCATCACATCATCAGCAGGAAAACCATGTCTTAGTCGAAG GTGACTATATGTATAAAGAGCTATGGAAAGCATGTGCAGATCCCATAATGGATCTTCCCAAACTTGGGGAGAGAGTTTACTATTTCCCAATGAATCACATGGAGCTG TTGAAGGAATCAGCTGATCAGATAATACCATTGTTCGACCTCCCTACAGATATCCTCTGCAGGGTCATTAACATTCAGCTCATG GTGGAACCTGATACTGATGAGGTTTACGCACACATTACTTTACTTCCAGAAGAAAAT CAAAGTGACCAAACGACTCCTGATGCTTGGTCTCCTCAGCCTCTTAATTCGCAGTTTCAGTCATTCTGCAAGGTTTTGACTGCTTCTGATACCAATAGTAACTGGGGACTCACTGTGCGACGAGAAGATGCCATCAAATGTTTTCCTCCCctg GACATTACCAAGCAGAAACCAATCCAGGAATTGATAGCAAAAGACCTTAATGGCTCCGAATGGCAATTTTGTCATGTATTTCGAG GCCAACCTCGAAGACATTTGCTTACAAAAGGTTGGAGTAAATTTGTTGCTAGTAAGAGATTAGTTGCTGGAGATTCAGTTATCTTCTTAAG GGGAGAAAATGGTGAACTTTGTGTTGGGGTTAGACGCCAAGCTCATCGAAGACACAACATTGGTTCATCACCAGTTTCAAGTCAAACCGTTCAAGGAGTGCTTGCAGTGGTCTCCCATGCTTTTGCCACGAAACGTCTCTTTTCTGTCTATTATCAGCCACG GAAAAGCAGATTCATTTTAAGCTTGAGCAAATATCTTGAGCCAAATAGAGAGAAACCATCAAACCAAGATTTAGCTCAGATTGCTTCCAACGGCCTATCCACTAACCAGGCCTCCGTTGATGTCCTTGATTGTGATGTATTCGGTGACATCTTCTTAGCTGCTCACCCTCTCTTTCTAGAGAATACACCAGAGTCAAATGGGAATTGCGTAGGAGTTGCTTCTACTGTCCAAA ATTTTGAGGGGTGGCCAGAACCCCAGAGGGAGAGTTTCACTACCTATCCACAGCAGCCTATACCAGAACCTTCTGCGACGATTTCAACCTTGCAGCCAACTGACACCTTACAAGTGATGTGTACTTATTCTACCCCGAGGCAGCTTCCAACTGAGGGATCTGGTTTTGGTAGTGAGCAAGTCTCTTGGGCAGGTTACCAAGTGGCCCAACAATATGTTCCTATACTCAGTAGAGTCATTATGCGTTACCCCAGTACTATCTCTGGCTTCAAAGCAATAACTGGTGCGCTGCAGTCAGTGTACTTGGAGATGTTGGCCACGTTAGTAGATTTGCTTGAGAAATCCAGAATAGGAAGCATGGACAATAGGAACCAGTTCCAGGTCATTAAGCAATATCTTGCGGACTTGAAGTTTATTGGTATCGATATTAGCTGGATTGAAACCCGTTTAGCACAAATTGATGAAGTCTTGAAAATGGAGAAGTTAATTCAGCACCAACATACGCTTGCCCGCAAAATTGATGAAACACAGTTCACACTTGGGCAACTAAACCAGGAGCTTGGTTCAGTGAGGAAGGAACTCGAGGAGTTGACGCCCAAAGTTGGGCCGAGCCCTCCTTCAAAAGATTGTTCTATTCTTGAGGGTCTGCTCTAG